The genome window CTTGACTTTACTCATAAAACTCTGTTGCATGCTGACATTTCCCTAATGATGAATGCAATTCAAAGTCAATTCTATATACCAGGACTTAAAAGAACTGTTAAAAAATGTGTTCACCATTGTTTAGTGTGCGTCCGGTATAAGCAAAAGCTGAAGTCTCAGATTATGGCAGCTCTGCCCCCGGAAAGATGCTCCTTTTCTTTACCATTCACTTATGCGGGTGTTGATTTTGCGGGACCTTTTCAGATAAAATCAGGTAACTTGCGAAACTCTCCTTATATGAAAGGATACGcttgtatatttgtttgcttttcaaCAAAAGCTATACATTTGGAAGCGTGCTCTAGCTTATCCTCCGACGCGTTTTTAGCAGCTTTCGCACGGTTTACGGGTAGAAGAGGGTTGCCTAAACGCCTTATGTCCGATAATGGCACAAATTTTCTCGGCGCCAGTAGATCGTTGCGAAAGGAATCTCTCTTATTTTTACGAAAATCGGCagaagatataagtaaaaaatatgcAGTCCATGGTTTTGAGTGGAAGTTCATTCCCCCTAGTGCTCCACATATGGGAGGTCTTTGGGAGGCTGgtgtaaaaagttttaagatTCACTTTCAGAAAATAGCCGGCAACCAAAAGTTTAACTTTGAAGAGTTCTCGACTCTATTAACCCGAATTGAAAGTGTCCTAAACTCCAGACC of Lucilia cuprina isolate Lc7/37 unplaced genomic scaffold, ASM2204524v1 Scaffold_1921, whole genome shotgun sequence contains these proteins:
- the LOC111690105 gene encoding uncharacterized protein LOC111690105, producing the protein MMNAIQSQFYIPGLKRTVKKCVHHCLVCVRYKQKLKSQIMAALPPERCSFSLPFTYAGVDFAGPFQIKSGNLRNSPYMKGYACIFVCFSTKAIHLEACSSLSSDAFLAAFARFTGRRGLPKRLMSDNGTNFLGASRSLRKESLLFLRKSAEDISKKYAVHGFEWKFIPPSAPHMGGLWEAGVKSFKIHFQKIAGNQKFNFEEFSTLLTRIESVLNSRPLSPMSEDPEDLQALTPGHFLRGAPLMFAPELPSENLSIINRWERLKAFHHRLSQRWKTEYLHELHKHYKW